A portion of the Candidatus Pristimantibacillus lignocellulolyticus genome contains these proteins:
- a CDS encoding PIN/TRAM domain-containing protein, with protein sequence MKKLIIIIGICIGAMIGAEMSGWFNSGMAWSNSAYPFLQHSGTYYMNVAIGAFLGWMVTSIFAKPLVRLLNSGVDKTEGMPLRQLLAAIGGLCVGLFIAALVYPAIALLGGMWKLVPVALALVCGYIGVMIGVRKQDELAVVVGKLLEKQKVVASQGEVKGYEEHKILDTSVIIDGRIADICKTGFIEGTLVIPEFVLEELQHIADSSDLLKRNRGRRGLDILNKIQKELDVHVLIYEGDFEEISEVDSKLVKLAKVLSGKVVTNDFNLNKVCELQGVSVLNINDLANAVKPVVLPGEEIVVQVIKDGKENGQGVAYLDDGTMIVVEGGREYIGHTMEVLVTSVLQTSAGRMIFAKPKLLEKAL encoded by the coding sequence ATGAAAAAATTGATTATTATTATAGGTATTTGTATTGGTGCGATGATAGGAGCCGAAATGTCTGGTTGGTTCAATTCTGGTATGGCATGGTCTAATTCAGCGTATCCTTTCTTACAGCACTCAGGCACTTATTACATGAACGTAGCAATCGGAGCATTTCTAGGGTGGATGGTAACTAGTATTTTTGCCAAGCCACTCGTGCGATTGCTTAATAGTGGAGTGGACAAAACAGAAGGAATGCCCCTTCGTCAATTGTTAGCTGCAATTGGTGGATTATGTGTAGGGCTATTTATCGCTGCATTGGTCTATCCTGCAATTGCCCTGCTCGGCGGAATGTGGAAGCTTGTACCTGTTGCGTTAGCGTTAGTATGTGGTTACATTGGTGTGATGATTGGTGTTCGTAAGCAAGATGAATTGGCAGTTGTTGTAGGAAAGTTATTGGAAAAGCAAAAAGTAGTTGCTTCTCAAGGTGAAGTTAAAGGATATGAAGAGCATAAAATACTTGATACGAGTGTTATTATCGATGGACGTATAGCTGACATTTGCAAGACAGGGTTTATTGAAGGGACGCTCGTTATTCCAGAATTCGTACTTGAAGAATTACAACATATCGCTGATTCTTCTGATTTGTTAAAACGTAATCGTGGTCGCCGTGGTTTGGATATACTGAACAAAATTCAGAAAGAGTTAGATGTTCATGTTTTGATCTACGAAGGTGATTTCGAAGAGATAAGCGAAGTGGACAGTAAACTTGTTAAACTTGCTAAAGTATTATCAGGCAAAGTAGTGACGAATGACTTTAACTTGAATAAAGTATGTGAACTACAAGGCGTATCTGTTCTTAACATTAATGATCTTGCTAACGCGGTGAAACCGGTAGTTTTGCCAGGTGAAGAAATCGTAGTACAAGTTATTAAAGATGGTAAGGAAAATGGACAAGGCGTTGCCTATCTAGATGACGGTACGATGATCGTTGTTGAAGGTGGGAGAGAATATATTGGACATACGATGGAAGTGCTTGTAACGAGCGTATTACAAACATCTGCGGGAAGAATGATATTTGCTAAACCAAAGTTATTGGAAAAAGCGCTATAA
- the cysE gene encoding serine O-acetyltransferase, translating to MFRHFRSDIQAVIENDPAARSRFEVIFTYSGLHAIWAHRIAHACYNGKWYTLARMISQVSRFFTGIEIHPGAQIGERLFIDHGMGVVIGETCIIGDDVVIYQGVTLGGTGKEKGKRHPTIGNNVVIGSGSKVLGSFSVGNNSSIGSNAVVLREVPDNCTVVGNPGRIVKRNGEKVRDRLDHTQLPDPIIEMLREMQQEIDSLKKFRKDKENDQSS from the coding sequence ATGTTTCGGCATTTCCGATCCGACATCCAAGCAGTAATAGAGAATGATCCAGCTGCAAGAAGTCGGTTTGAAGTTATTTTCACTTATTCTGGTTTACACGCAATATGGGCGCACCGTATTGCTCATGCTTGCTATAATGGAAAATGGTATACACTAGCTAGAATGATTTCTCAAGTAAGTCGATTTTTCACGGGTATTGAAATCCATCCTGGAGCACAGATTGGTGAACGTCTGTTTATCGATCATGGGATGGGAGTTGTTATCGGTGAAACTTGTATCATTGGCGACGATGTAGTTATCTATCAAGGAGTGACATTGGGTGGTACAGGTAAAGAAAAAGGTAAACGACACCCAACCATTGGAAATAATGTTGTTATTGGCTCCGGATCAAAAGTGTTAGGTTCTTTTTCTGTAGGGAATAATTCTAGTATTGGCTCCAATGCGGTTGTTCTTCGGGAAGTGCCAGATAATTGTACCGTTGTAGGTAATCCAGGTCGGATAGTGAAAAGAAACGGTGAGAAAGTTCGCGATCGACTTGATCATACACAATTACCAGATCCTATTATTGAGATGCTGAGAGAGATGCAACAAGAGATTGATTCACTGAAGAAATTTAGAAAAGATAAAGAAAATGATCAGAGTAGTTAA
- a CDS encoding ATP-dependent Clp protease ATP-binding subunit gives MMFGRFTERAQKVLALAQEEAVRLGHNNIGTEHILLGLIREGEGIAAKALQGLGLGLEKIQDEVEALIGRGQEQPNNIAYTPRAKKVIELSMDEARKLGHTYVGTEHILLGLIREGEGVAARVLNNLGISLNKARQQVLQLLGSSEAVSSHQHTQTNVSTPTLDGLARDLTVSAREGNLDPVIGRSKEIERVIQVLSRRTKNNPVLIGEPGVGKTAIAEGLAQKIINNEIPETLRDKRVMTLDMGSVVAGTKYRGEFEDRLKKIMDEIRQAGNIILFIDELHTLIGAGGAEGAIDASNILKPALARGELQCIGATTLDEYRKYIEKDAALERRFQPITVDQPSVEEAIQILYGLRDRYEAHHRVKITDESIIQAVKLSDRYIPDRFLPDKAIDLVDEAGSRVRLNTYTVPPNLKELENRLENIRKEKDAAVQSQEFEKAAALRDTEQKIREELDTTKNIWKEKQGRTDSEVTPEDIAQVVASWTGIPVSKLGEGETERLLNMESILHDRLIGQEDAVKSVSRAIRRARAGLKDPKRPIGSFIFLGPTGVGKTELARALAEAMFGDENAVIRIDMSEYMEKHSTSRLVGAPPGYVGYEEGGQLTEKVRRKPYSVVLLDEIEKAHPEVFNILLQVLEDGRLTDSKGRVVDFRNTLIIMTSNVGADQIKKNSTLGFTAVNDAGREFASMKDKVLTELKKSFRPEFINRIDETIVFHSLGEEHIAQIVTLMSDDLAKRLKEQEIVFTLSDEAKKFLAKEGYDPQYGARPLRRAIQKHIEDRLSEDLLMGVIQKGDSFLIDEKDGGLVVVKDVKATVE, from the coding sequence ATGATGTTTGGTAGATTTACTGAGCGTGCCCAAAAAGTGCTAGCGTTAGCGCAAGAAGAAGCAGTACGTTTGGGACATAACAATATTGGTACAGAGCATATTTTACTTGGTCTAATACGTGAAGGTGAAGGTATTGCAGCGAAAGCATTACAAGGACTAGGTTTAGGTCTTGAAAAAATTCAAGACGAAGTGGAAGCATTAATTGGTCGTGGACAAGAACAACCTAACAATATTGCCTATACACCTCGTGCGAAAAAAGTTATTGAATTATCGATGGATGAAGCACGTAAGCTTGGTCATACGTATGTTGGTACAGAGCATATTTTACTTGGTCTAATTCGCGAAGGTGAAGGCGTTGCAGCTCGAGTGTTGAATAACCTTGGCATTAGCTTGAATAAAGCTCGTCAACAAGTACTTCAATTACTAGGTAGCAGCGAGGCTGTATCCAGCCATCAGCACACTCAAACGAATGTAAGTACACCTACACTTGATGGATTGGCTAGAGATTTGACAGTGTCAGCGAGAGAAGGTAATCTAGATCCGGTCATTGGTCGTTCCAAAGAGATTGAGCGTGTTATCCAAGTTTTAAGTCGTCGTACGAAAAACAATCCTGTACTAATCGGTGAGCCAGGTGTCGGTAAAACTGCAATTGCCGAAGGATTAGCACAAAAAATTATTAACAATGAAATTCCTGAAACGCTACGTGACAAACGCGTAATGACACTAGATATGGGATCTGTTGTAGCAGGCACAAAATATCGTGGTGAATTTGAAGATCGTCTGAAAAAAATTATGGACGAAATTCGCCAAGCAGGAAACATTATTTTGTTTATTGATGAGTTGCATACATTAATCGGTGCAGGTGGTGCTGAAGGAGCAATCGATGCTTCTAATATTTTGAAGCCAGCTCTAGCACGTGGTGAGTTACAATGTATCGGTGCGACTACACTAGATGAATATCGCAAATATATTGAGAAAGATGCGGCACTTGAACGTCGTTTCCAACCTATCACTGTAGATCAACCATCTGTTGAAGAAGCTATTCAAATTCTATATGGTCTACGCGATCGATATGAAGCTCATCACCGTGTAAAAATTACTGATGAGTCTATCATTCAAGCTGTTAAATTATCTGATCGTTATATCCCTGATCGCTTCTTGCCAGATAAGGCGATCGACCTAGTAGATGAAGCTGGTTCTCGTGTAAGATTGAACACTTACACTGTACCACCTAATTTGAAAGAATTAGAAAACCGTCTTGAAAACATTCGTAAAGAAAAAGATGCCGCTGTTCAAAGTCAAGAGTTCGAAAAAGCAGCTGCACTTCGAGATACTGAACAAAAAATACGTGAAGAGCTAGATACAACGAAAAACATTTGGAAAGAAAAACAAGGACGTACAGATTCAGAAGTAACTCCAGAGGATATCGCTCAAGTTGTAGCAAGCTGGACAGGAATCCCGGTAAGCAAGCTTGGTGAAGGAGAGACAGAACGCCTGCTTAATATGGAAAGTATTCTTCATGACCGCCTAATTGGTCAAGAAGACGCAGTTAAGTCTGTATCACGTGCGATTCGTCGTGCTCGTGCAGGTCTAAAAGATCCTAAGCGTCCAATTGGTTCCTTTATTTTCCTTGGTCCAACTGGTGTGGGTAAAACGGAACTAGCTCGTGCATTAGCTGAAGCGATGTTTGGCGATGAGAATGCAGTTATACGTATTGATATGTCAGAGTATATGGAGAAACACTCTACTTCTCGTCTAGTCGGTGCACCTCCAGGATATGTTGGATATGAAGAGGGAGGTCAATTAACAGAGAAAGTACGTCGTAAACCATACTCTGTTGTATTGCTTGATGAGATCGAAAAAGCTCATCCAGAAGTATTCAATATTTTACTACAAGTACTTGAAGATGGACGATTAACGGATTCTAAAGGTCGTGTCGTTGACTTCCGCAATACATTAATTATTATGACTTCTAACGTCGGTGCTGATCAAATTAAGAAAAACTCTACACTTGGCTTTACAGCAGTAAATGATGCAGGTAGAGAGTTTGCATCTATGAAAGACAAAGTATTGACAGAACTTAAGAAGAGCTTCCGTCCGGAATTCATTAACCGTATTGATGAGACGATCGTGTTCCATTCACTTGGTGAAGAGCATATCGCACAAATCGTTACGTTAATGTCGGACGATCTAGCAAAACGTTTGAAAGAGCAAGAGATCGTCTTTACTTTATCTGATGAAGCGAAGAAATTCCTTGCCAAAGAAGGATATGATCCACAATATGGTGCTCGTCCATTACGTCGAGCTATCCAAAAACATATTGAAGATCGTCTTTCAGAAGATTTGCTAATGGGCGTTATTCAAAAGGGAGATTCCTTCCTTATTGATGAGAAAGATGGCGGCTTAGTTGTAGTGAAAGATGTAAAAGCTACCGTAGAATAA
- the pssA gene encoding CDP-diacylglycerol--serine O-phosphatidyltransferase has protein sequence MITKSIPSILTLGNLCLGVISIMLVFNERSGMAAIMIIIAMLLDGVDGRVARALNAQSEFGKELDSLADVISFGVAPAFIMYVVALQDVTPILSYFVTALFPICGALRLARFNVKSSSPGHFIGLPIPAAGGILATVALFKGDVSPIVFIITSIVLALLMVSNIRYPSFKRIGIPKGALWVIPIIVIVALVIGIMFEEHLSKVFFIPLILYALYGLKKNVRRRSKRKQQYNIQEEEQSEKHA, from the coding sequence ATGATTACGAAGTCAATACCGAGCATTCTTACGCTAGGAAACTTATGTCTTGGTGTAATCTCAATCATGTTAGTTTTCAACGAACGCTCAGGTATGGCAGCAATCATGATCATAATTGCAATGTTATTAGATGGTGTTGACGGCCGTGTTGCTCGAGCGCTTAACGCTCAAAGTGAGTTTGGGAAAGAGTTAGATTCTTTAGCAGATGTGATCTCATTCGGGGTAGCCCCTGCTTTTATTATGTATGTTGTGGCATTACAAGACGTAACACCAATATTATCTTATTTTGTAACAGCATTATTTCCGATATGTGGTGCACTTCGCCTTGCGAGATTCAACGTTAAATCCAGTTCACCAGGACATTTTATAGGTTTACCTATTCCTGCAGCAGGTGGAATACTTGCAACAGTGGCTCTATTCAAGGGCGATGTATCACCAATCGTATTTATTATTACATCTATTGTGTTAGCTTTATTGATGGTCAGTAATATTCGTTACCCAAGTTTCAAACGAATTGGTATTCCAAAAGGTGCATTGTGGGTTATTCCGATTATTGTTATTGTGGCACTTGTTATTGGAATTATGTTTGAGGAGCATTTATCGAAGGTATTCTTTATTCCATTAATACTATATGCACTTTACGGATTAAAAAAAAACGTTAGACGTCGTTCGAAACGTAAACAACAATATAACATTCAAGAAGAAGAGCAATCTGAAAAGCATGCCTAA
- the ispF gene encoding 2-C-methyl-D-erythritol 2,4-cyclodiphosphate synthase, which translates to MIRIGQGFDVHQLVEDRPLIIGGVTIPYEKGLLGHSDADVLLHTITDAILGALALGDIGKHFPDTDAAYKDADSVELLRKVWEMVENRGYQLGNVDATIIAQKPKMLPYIPAMIEVIANVLHADHSQVNVKATTTEQLGFAGRGEGIASQAVVCLVKK; encoded by the coding sequence ATGATTAGAATTGGACAAGGTTTTGATGTACATCAATTAGTAGAAGATCGTCCGTTAATTATTGGAGGAGTGACTATTCCTTATGAAAAAGGATTACTAGGACATTCCGATGCTGACGTATTGTTACATACAATTACAGATGCTATTCTAGGTGCACTTGCATTAGGAGATATAGGAAAACATTTCCCTGATACAGACGCTGCATATAAAGACGCGGATAGTGTAGAATTATTACGTAAAGTATGGGAAATGGTCGAAAATAGAGGCTACCAACTTGGTAATGTAGATGCTACAATTATTGCGCAAAAGCCTAAAATGCTTCCGTACATTCCTGCAATGATTGAAGTAATTGCAAATGTACTACATGCTGATCATTCTCAGGTCAATGTTAAAGCAACAACTACAGAGCAATTAGGGTTTGCTGGGCGTGGTGAAGGTATAGCTTCTCAGGCAGTTGTGTGTTTGGTTAAAAAGTAG
- the radA gene encoding DNA repair protein RadA, with protein sequence MAKVKIKFACTECGTESTRWLGKCPGCQSWNTMVEHKETVSKTKGVGLTGALGKEKPLSITKIETGKEPRIETEMVELNRVLGGGVVPGSLILVGGDPGIGKSTLLLQTSHALASKDYKVLYISGEESVRQTKLRADRLGAITEHLYVLCETNMEHINESIENLDPDFLVIDSIQTVYDPSVESAPGSVSQIRECTAHFMRVAKQKGIATVLVGHVTKEGAIAGPRLLEHMVDCVLYFEGERHHTYRLLRAVKNRFGSTNEIGIFEMGEDGLREVTNPSELFLSERPLGVSGSMVVASMEGTRPVLVELQALVAPTNFPSPRRMSAGIDHHRMSLIIAVLEKRMGMFLQNQDAYLNVAGGLKLDEPAVDLAAAVCIASSFKDAPTKPDDVIFGEIGLTGEVRAVSRAEQRVKEAAKLGFKRVIMPEKSLKGWTPPKGIKVIGVQNIAEALKAALE encoded by the coding sequence ATGGCAAAGGTAAAGATAAAATTCGCCTGCACGGAATGTGGAACGGAATCGACACGTTGGCTTGGTAAATGTCCAGGCTGTCAGTCGTGGAATACGATGGTTGAACATAAAGAAACAGTGTCGAAAACTAAAGGCGTCGGGTTAACTGGTGCTCTTGGAAAAGAAAAACCGTTGTCAATTACGAAGATAGAAACGGGTAAAGAGCCGCGCATTGAGACGGAAATGGTGGAGCTTAACCGAGTGCTTGGTGGCGGAGTAGTCCCTGGTTCACTTATACTAGTCGGCGGAGATCCTGGTATCGGGAAATCGACGTTATTGTTACAAACTTCGCATGCTCTTGCCTCTAAAGACTACAAAGTATTATATATATCGGGCGAAGAATCGGTTCGACAAACGAAGCTACGCGCAGATCGTCTTGGTGCAATAACAGAGCATTTATATGTACTTTGTGAAACAAATATGGAGCATATTAATGAATCAATAGAAAATCTAGATCCAGATTTTTTAGTCATTGACTCCATTCAAACGGTCTATGATCCAAGTGTTGAATCTGCACCAGGAAGTGTTTCACAGATTCGTGAATGTACTGCTCATTTTATGAGAGTTGCGAAGCAAAAAGGGATTGCGACCGTATTAGTAGGTCATGTGACTAAAGAAGGTGCGATAGCAGGACCTCGTCTTCTAGAGCATATGGTTGACTGTGTGCTTTATTTTGAAGGGGAACGACATCATACGTATAGACTACTACGTGCGGTGAAAAACCGCTTCGGCTCAACGAATGAAATTGGCATATTCGAAATGGGTGAAGATGGATTGCGAGAAGTAACTAATCCTTCGGAGTTATTTCTATCTGAACGTCCTCTAGGCGTATCTGGGTCAATGGTCGTGGCAAGTATGGAAGGGACTAGACCTGTACTGGTAGAGCTTCAAGCACTAGTAGCCCCTACCAATTTCCCTTCGCCAAGGCGTATGTCTGCAGGGATTGACCATCATCGTATGTCTTTAATTATTGCTGTACTTGAGAAACGAATGGGGATGTTTCTACAGAACCAAGATGCTTATTTGAACGTAGCGGGTGGTCTGAAGTTGGACGAACCGGCAGTAGATTTGGCAGCAGCAGTATGCATTGCATCTAGTTTCAAGGATGCGCCTACTAAGCCAGATGATGTTATATTTGGCGAAATTGGATTAACAGGTGAAGTACGAGCAGTTTCGAGAGCAGAACAGCGTGTAAAGGAAGCGGCGAAGCTCGGTTTTAAACGCGTCATTATGCCCGAGAAGAGTCTAAAGGGATGGACGCCACCAAAAGGGATTAAAGTAATTGGGGTTCAAAATATTGCAGAAGCATTGAAAGCAGCTCTTGAGTAA
- a CDS encoding DUF1573 domain-containing protein, whose amino-acid sequence MSTKEHPSLDQFQDQVSQLLLRHRSVLDIMSKLDQTSAAVNRSVTKAITDCGCIELNASKQPFNELQSLDGSQSTIKNHLSGQLCEHCKEFVESSLGRNLFYLTALCTQLQLDLTEVVAAESTKCSTLGLFNLT is encoded by the coding sequence GTGTCTACAAAGGAACATCCCTCGCTAGATCAATTTCAAGATCAAGTATCACAACTACTTCTTAGACATCGAAGTGTGCTTGACATTATGTCCAAGTTAGATCAGACAAGTGCAGCTGTTAATCGATCCGTTACAAAAGCAATTACTGACTGTGGTTGTATCGAATTAAACGCATCCAAGCAACCATTCAATGAATTACAATCTCTAGATGGCTCACAATCTACGATCAAAAATCATCTTTCAGGCCAATTATGTGAGCATTGCAAAGAATTTGTGGAATCTTCATTAGGCCGCAATCTTTTCTATCTCACTGCACTATGTACGCAATTGCAGCTTGATCTTACAGAAGTAGTTGCCGCAGAATCAACGAAATGCTCAACTCTAGGGTTGTTTAATCTAACATGA
- the ispD gene encoding 2-C-methyl-D-erythritol 4-phosphate cytidylyltransferase encodes MNELWGVVIVAAGRGTRMGTSESKQYLQLGDRPILVHTLQRFQLMKDVSEIVLVVGTEDVERCQQWRDQYNLMKVKTIIAGGTERQHSVYAGLQHIESSWVMVHDGVRPFVSEHAVKACCAKAVEHGAAVLAVPVKDTIKQVNSEGVITATPDRKSLWAIQTPQAFRHDLLLQAHEAALTQGLLGTDDAMVVEWTGLPVVVSEGEYTNIKITTPEDLPWAQQLLSKMENEIT; translated from the coding sequence ATGAATGAACTTTGGGGTGTCGTAATTGTTGCTGCAGGTCGCGGGACACGTATGGGCACAAGTGAAAGTAAACAATATTTACAACTTGGTGATAGACCAATACTGGTACATACACTACAACGATTTCAATTGATGAAAGACGTTAGCGAAATTGTTCTGGTGGTAGGTACTGAAGATGTAGAACGTTGTCAGCAATGGCGTGACCAATATAACCTTATGAAGGTAAAGACAATTATTGCAGGCGGTACAGAGCGTCAGCATTCTGTATATGCAGGGTTGCAGCATATAGAATCATCATGGGTTATGGTTCATGATGGTGTTAGACCATTCGTCTCTGAACATGCAGTGAAAGCATGTTGTGCGAAGGCCGTAGAACATGGAGCTGCTGTTCTTGCAGTTCCCGTGAAAGATACGATCAAGCAAGTGAATAGCGAAGGTGTAATTACAGCTACCCCAGATCGTAAAAGCTTGTGGGCTATTCAAACGCCGCAAGCTTTTCGTCATGACTTGTTGCTACAAGCTCATGAAGCTGCATTAACGCAAGGGTTACTTGGAACAGATGATGCAATGGTTGTAGAATGGACGGGGTTACCGGTAGTAGTATCTGAAGGTGAGTATACGAATATTAAAATTACGACGCCAGAAGATTTGCCTTGGGCGCAGCAACTACTTTCTAAAATGGAGAACGAGATCACGTAA
- the gltX gene encoding glutamate--tRNA ligase: MSAEIRVRYAPSPTGHLHIGNARTALFNYLFARHLGGKFIIRIEDTDVKRNVAGGEESQLKYLKWLGIDWDESIDVGGEYGPYRQTERLDIYNKYWQDLIDRGLAYRCYCTEAELEQEREEQTARNETPRYSGKHRNLTDEQRAAFEAEGRIPSIRFRVPADRTYTFNDMVKGTISFDTNEMGDFVIVKKDGIPTYNFAVALDDHLMKISHVLRGEDHISNTPRQLMIYEAFGWEPPQFAHMTLIVNESKKKLSKRDESIIQFIEQYDKLGYLPETLINFIALLGWSPEGEQEMYGREQLIEVFDAGRLSKSPAVFDSQKLAWMNNEYIKKADIERIVALCLPHLQNAGLIAEQPSDEVLSWVHDLVALHQDKLRSASEIIEHTALFFRETVEDEAEAIEVLAEETVPTVLSAFLAELQADDAEFTVDGIKAMIKSVQKSTGCKGKALFMPIRAAITGQTHGPDLNQSLVLLGHNKVVARLQARLA, encoded by the coding sequence ATGTCAGCAGAAATTAGAGTTAGATATGCACCGTCACCAACAGGTCATCTACATATTGGTAACGCAAGAACGGCATTATTCAATTATTTATTTGCACGTCATTTAGGTGGAAAGTTTATTATACGTATTGAGGATACTGATGTTAAACGTAATGTTGCTGGTGGGGAAGAAAGCCAGTTGAAATATTTGAAATGGCTTGGTATCGATTGGGATGAAAGTATTGATGTTGGCGGGGAGTATGGTCCATACCGTCAAACTGAGCGTCTTGATATTTACAACAAGTATTGGCAAGACCTTATTGATCGCGGCTTAGCTTACCGTTGTTACTGCACGGAAGCAGAACTAGAGCAAGAACGTGAAGAGCAGACTGCTCGCAATGAAACGCCTCGCTATTCTGGTAAGCACCGTAACTTAACAGATGAGCAAAGAGCTGCTTTTGAAGCAGAGGGTCGTATTCCAAGTATTCGCTTCAGAGTGCCTGCAGATCGCACATATACATTCAATGACATGGTTAAAGGAACGATTTCTTTTGATACGAATGAGATGGGTGACTTCGTCATCGTGAAAAAAGATGGAATTCCTACGTATAACTTTGCGGTAGCACTAGATGATCATTTAATGAAAATAAGTCATGTTCTTCGTGGAGAAGATCATATTTCTAATACACCTAGACAATTAATGATCTATGAAGCATTCGGGTGGGAGCCACCACAATTTGCTCATATGACATTAATCGTGAACGAGAGTAAGAAGAAGTTAAGTAAACGTGATGAATCCATTATTCAATTTATCGAACAATATGATAAATTAGGGTATTTGCCAGAAACGTTAATTAACTTTATTGCATTATTAGGTTGGTCGCCAGAGGGTGAACAAGAGATGTATGGTCGTGAACAGCTTATTGAAGTGTTCGACGCTGGCCGTTTAAGTAAAAGTCCTGCTGTTTTTGATTCACAAAAACTTGCATGGATGAATAATGAATATATTAAGAAGGCTGATATAGAGCGTATCGTTGCTTTATGCCTACCACACTTACAAAATGCAGGATTAATAGCAGAGCAACCTAGCGATGAAGTATTGTCATGGGTGCATGATCTAGTAGCGCTACATCAAGACAAACTTCGCAGCGCATCTGAAATTATTGAACATACAGCTCTATTCTTCCGTGAAACAGTTGAAGATGAAGCAGAAGCCATCGAAGTGTTAGCAGAAGAAACAGTACCTACTGTATTATCAGCGTTCCTAGCGGAATTACAAGCAGATGACGCAGAATTTACAGTGGACGGAATTAAAGCAATGATCAAATCTGTACAGAAATCAACAGGCTGCAAAGGTAAAGCACTATTCATGCCAATCCGTGCTGCCATCACTGGTCAAACACACGGTCCTGACTTGAATCAATCCCTTGTATTGCTTGGCCATAATAAAGTAGTTGCCCGCCTACAAGCACGCCTAGCGTAA
- the disA gene encoding DNA integrity scanning diadenylate cyclase DisA, whose translation MKEVSQREKMNSLLQLVAPGTPFRDGLENVLRAKTGALLVVGYSPEVMEVVDGGFAINCDFSPNYLYELAKMDGAIILSEDLKRILYANTQLIPNSSIPSTETGIRHRTAERVAKQTGKLVVSISQRRNIITLYQGTLRYSLKDMGFILTKANQAIRTLERYQSVLSQAFTNLSAMEYEDLVTLQEVAHVIQRSELLDRIKTEIIRYVNELGTEGRLIRMQMEELIVGLEEEVSYLITDYIKDTSAGKVVEFQQSLKRLSNEELLEASMIVKLLGYPNSTMLADEAISSRGYRLLSKIPRLPVSIMNKLVEKFGKLSVILMATAEDLDAVEGIGEVRARTIRDGLRRIQEQVFIDRQI comes from the coding sequence ATGAAGGAAGTTAGTCAACGAGAAAAAATGAATAGTTTATTACAACTTGTGGCGCCAGGTACCCCTTTTCGTGATGGGTTGGAAAATGTACTCCGAGCAAAGACCGGTGCATTACTAGTCGTTGGTTACAGTCCTGAAGTTATGGAAGTTGTAGATGGTGGTTTTGCGATAAATTGTGATTTTTCGCCCAATTATTTATATGAACTTGCCAAAATGGATGGAGCAATCATTTTAAGTGAGGATTTGAAACGTATTTTATATGCAAATACGCAACTTATTCCAAATAGTAGCATACCTTCAACAGAGACGGGAATTAGGCACCGTACTGCTGAACGTGTAGCGAAGCAGACAGGTAAATTAGTAGTTTCTATTTCTCAGCGGCGTAATATTATAACCTTATATCAAGGAACACTGCGCTATTCATTGAAGGATATGGGATTTATTTTAACAAAAGCAAATCAAGCTATTCGTACGTTAGAACGCTATCAATCGGTACTTAGTCAGGCGTTTACAAACTTATCGGCCATGGAATATGAGGACTTAGTAACGCTGCAAGAAGTTGCTCACGTCATTCAACGTTCAGAATTACTTGATCGTATTAAGACCGAAATCATTCGTTACGTCAATGAATTGGGAACCGAAGGCAGATTAATACGTATGCAAATGGAAGAGTTAATTGTTGGTCTAGAAGAGGAAGTCTCATATCTTATTACTGACTACATAAAAGATACGAGTGCTGGCAAAGTAGTTGAATTCCAACAATCGCTCAAAAGGTTAAGTAATGAAGAATTACTTGAAGCATCAATGATTGTAAAATTGCTTGGCTATCCAAACAGTACGATGTTAGCTGATGAGGCGATTTCTTCTCGAGGATATCGATTGTTGTCTAAAATTCCACGACTTCCTGTATCTATTATGAATAAATTGGTTGAGAAGTTCGGGAAACTTTCGGTTATATTAATGGCAACAGCAGAGGATTTGGACGCGGTAGAAGGTATTGGAGAAGTGCGAGCTAGAACGATCAGGGATGGTTTGAGACGCATCCAAGAGCAAGTGTTCATTGACAGACAAATCTAA